The stretch of DNA CCGGAATTCTCCTGGCTGACGGGTAAAGCCTGTTCTCGATCCATGCTCCGCCGGAGTGCACCGCGATGCCGACGATGCAGATCGATCATGCGGTCCCGCGCCAGATGTCTCAGCCAGACATGAAAAGGGAGACGGGGATTTTCGAGATATTCCCGCAGTCGCCCGGAGGCTTCCATAAAGACATCCTGGACCACGTCACTGGCATCGACCCGGCGGGCCATCTGCCGATCCAGCCGCAATTCAATCATCCGGCGCAGGGGTGTACGGTGTCTCTCCAGAAGTTCATTGACAGCTTTGTCATTCCCTTCCCGGAGGTTCTGCAGCAGTGCATCAGTCTGGATCGTATTTTCTTGCATGCCTCAATTATGACTGAAAAAACAACCGCACTGCACGTCAGAATTGGGAGCAACGTCACGTTTCCAACTCATGAGAACGATTTTGCTGGTAATCCCTCGGGCCAGGGATCTCAATTCTCACAAACCGGTCAGCGTCGATCACGACGCTGCAGATTCCAGCAAATTCCCTCAAGAACTGTCGCAAAGTGAATCTCGACA from Planctopirus ephydatiae encodes:
- a CDS encoding sigma-70 family RNA polymerase sigma factor, which gives rise to MQENTIQTDALLQNLREGNDKAVNELLERHRTPLRRMIELRLDRQMARRVDASDVVQDVFMEASGRLREYLENPRLPFHVWLRHLARDRMIDLHRRHRGALRRSMDREQALPVSQENSGDQLMDQFKDDELTPAAENIRREFEERFLLALEQLEADDREMILMRHFEQLGNNEVAEILGLTPPAAGMRHLRALRKLRNVLGEDGLSLPGT